AAAAAAATAGCTTTAATAGAGGAATCCTATTCTAAACAAAATGAAGTGAGAAATATAATGATATTTTTGCAAACTTATGGAATAACTCCCAGCCAGTGTGTTAAGATACATAAAAAATTTGGGGCAGATTCTATAAGTATTGTGAAAGAAAATCCATATACTCTTACAGAAGAAATAAGTGGTATAGGTTTTAAAACGGCAGATAAGATAGCAAGAAGCCTTGGAATAGAAAATAATTCTCCATTTAGAATACAAAGTGGAATAAGGTATTTGGTGAACAAGTTTTGCAGCTTGGGAAATACGTATATGCCTATAGATAACCTTATAAAGGAAGGTGTTGACATACTCCATATAACTCAAAAAGAACTGGAAGAAAACATATATGAAAGTTCTGTAAATGGAAAAATAAAATTGGAGAAGTGGGAAGATAAAGTATGTGTATTTTCTATGACTTACTATTATTGTGAATTGAGTGTAACTAGAAAAATATTGATGCTGGCTTTTACTAAATATAAGGACGTGGATTTTAATATAGACAAAGAGATAGAAGATTTTGAGCAGGAAAATAATATGAACTTTGCTGTTTCTCAAAAAGAGGCTATTAGAGGGGCAGTTGAAAATGGAGTGGAGATAATAACAGGAGGTCCTGGAACAGGTAAAACTACAATAATTAATTGCATAATTAGATTATTTGAAAAAGCAAAGCTTAAAGTTTTAATGGGTGCTCCCACGGGAAGGGCAGCAAAGAGAATGTCAGAATCTACAAAACGAGAATCAAAGACAATACATAGGCTTCTTGAAATGGGGGTGGGAAGTGATGAAGAAGCTTTATTTTTTTCAAGAGGAGAGCAATCACCACTGAAATGCGATGTAGTTATTATAGATGAGGCTTCTATGATAGATATAGTGCTCATGAATAACTTATTGAAGGCTGTCTCTATGGGAACTAGGTTAATAATAGTAGGTGATGCAGAGCAGCTTCCATCTGTAGGACCTGGAAATGTGCTCAGAGACTTCATAGACAGTAAATGTATTAAAGTAGTTAGATTAAAAGAGATATTTAGGCAATCAAAAGAAAGCATGATTATAGTTAATGCCCATAAGATAAATTCTGGAGAAATGCCCATTTTAAATAAAAAGAATAAGGATTTCTATTTTATAAAATGTCAGGATCCTTCGGATATATTAGATACATTGGTAGGATTAATAGATAAAAGGCTGCCAAATTTTAATAGTAATTGGAATAAAATAGAGGATATTCAAATACTATCTCCTATGAGAAAGGGAATTTTAGGAGTATCAAATTTAAATAAAAAACTTCAGCAAGTTCTAAATCCTAAAAGCTCTAATAAGAGAGAAAAAAAGTTTAGAGACATTACTTTTAGGGTAGGAGATAAAGTGATGCAGATTAAAAATAATTATACTTTAAAATGGCAAGGTATTTCAGAAGAAAACAAGGAAAGTGGTATGGGTGTTTTTAATGGTGATTTTGGATATATAGAAGACATAGATGAAGAAAAAAATAGAGTGGTAGTTGTGTTTGACGAAGAAAAAAGAGTCATATATGATAGTATGTACTTAGATGAGTTGGATTTATCTTATGCAATAACCATACATAAAAGTCAAGGTAGTGAATTCCCGGTAATTATTATACCTATGTTTATGGGACCGCCGCTGCTTATGAATAGAAATTTATTGTATACGGCTATAACTAGGGCAAAACAGATGGTAATACTTGTGGGAAGTTTAAAAGCCTTAAATTTTATGATAAATAATAATAAAAGTTTTGAAAGGTATTCGTTATTGAAATATAGAATAATGGATATAATGGAGAGTGAAACAAATGCTACTGTGGAATGAAACATGTCTTATTAATGAGAGAAAAAAAATAAGTGAGAATATAGTAAAATGGAGTGGTACCAAAGATACTTTTTTAAATTGCATTTCAGTTCCTTACAATTCTACTGAAATCTTTCTGGGGGTTATTGAAAAGTACATAAGACAAAATAAAAACATTATTTATATTACTAACGAAAAAATGGGTAATGTGGATATAATAAAAAATATAAAAAAGTATACACATTTTATGGACTATCACTATGTAAAAGGAGGTAAAAGTAATTTAAATTGTAAATTGCAGATATGCAATTTTGAAAATGCGGCAAAATTGGAAAAGGAGTTTGAATTAGTCATATATGATGATATAAGTAGTTTTTCATTATACAATAAGTACGAGATATGCAAATTAATTAGCAAATTAACTCATGAGGATAGTAAAGCTATAATATATTCTATAGAAAGTATAGTTGAAAATAGCAAAAAGGTATTTTTGCCTGCTAAGAATGAAGGATTAATAATCGAACCGAGGAGTATACTTACTAGACTGAATATGAATAAAGAAATGCCTTTTTTGGTATACGATTATTTAAAATGGTCAATAAGTATAGGTAAGAAGATAATAATATATGTACCCAGCGAATATAAAATAGATATGGTAGCTTCATATATGCATAAATATTGTAAAAGTTTAACACAGGATATAGTATGTTTTGCTAATGGGGAAACGAATAAGAAATTAATCTATAAGTTTTTACAGACAAAAAACTCAGTATTAATAACTAACTGTTTTGAACAAACTGTATTAAATGCAAAAAATTCAGAATTAATAGTATATTTTGCAGATGATGTTAACTTTACTTATAAAGAATTTGTTTACTTGTGTGGGAGTGTTGGAAGAGGTGAAAAAAATTTAAAAGAGGAGGTTATACTGGTTTCCAATGTAGAGACAGAAGAGATTGAGAAAGCAAAGAGTATAACTAGTAATTTTAATAGGGAAGCATGGAACATGGGATTACTAAAAATTTAAAATTTTTATTGGATTGTGTACTAGGGCTTATATATTGTGGAGATGAAAGATGTATACTGTGTAAAAAGGATATATATGATGATAGAACCATATGTAAAGATTGTGAAAGCAATATAAAAGTTTGTAAAGACAGTTTTGAAATTGGATATGATGATAAAAAATTTCAATGCTATAGTAGTGCTTATTATTCTGGAACGATGATGGAACTTATAATAAAATTAAAATACAAGAGTTCTTTTAAAGCTGGAGATGTCATAGCAAAGTGTATGAGAGATATTATGACTAGCAATCACATTGACTTTAATGTTTTTACATATGTACCTATGACTAAGAAAGCATTGAAAAATAGAGGATATAATCAAGCTGAATATTTGGCGAACAGTTTGGCAAGGTATGCTAATAAGCCTGTTATATGCTGTCTAGACAAAATAAAGGAAACAAAGGATCAAATAGGATTGGATAAAACAGAGAGATGGAGTAATATGTCAGAAAGCTTTCAGGTACGCAATAAAAAAATTATAGAAAATAAAAAAATTTTGTTAATAGATGATGTTTTAACTACTGGTGCTACAGCTTTTGGGTGCTGTTCAGAACTTTTGAAAAATGGAGCAAAAAAAATTAGCGTATTGACTGGAGCAAAAAGTAGAGTATAATTTTATTAGTCAAGTTAGGTCTGTGGTTGAAAGTCGATGCCAGTCGCAGGCGAAACGATCCACGTAAGTTAGATAAAATATTTAATGAGCATGGTGCGGCTTAGAAGTAAGTCCTGCCGTAAAATACGAGAGGATTAGTAGTGAGAGGTTAATTCCCGGTAGCGAAAGTTCCAGCAGGCGAGTGTGGGGGCAAAGACCAGGTCAGCTAACTTGCAAATGCACTAACAGTGCAATATAGTAGCCTTTTTTAAGGCTGCTGTATTAATTTTAAAAGGTTATTTATTATTAGTTTTTGCTATTAATTAAGAAAGTAGTATGAATGTGTCGTTAATAGCTATTGTAATTTATGATAAACAGTATTAAAATATAACTAACAAAACATAGATTAATCCTTTACATATGTTTAGGATTACAATAGGAAGGGGCTGGAAATATGAAAATAACTGTAAAAGGGAAAAATATCGTGGTAACTGATGCATTGAAAAATGCGGTGGATAAGAAGCTATGTAAGCTAGAAAAATATTTCAACCCTGATGTAGTAGCACATGCTACATTAAGCGTACAAAAAACTAGACAAATAATTGAGGTCACTATTCCTTTTGGGGGAGTTATACTAAGAGGAGAAGAAGGAAACTCAGATATGTATGCTTCAATTGATTTAGTTGTGGATAAATTAGAGAGACAGATAAGAAAGCAAAAGACAAAACTGCTAAGAAGAAATAATTCAGAATCTTTAAGATTCCAATTCATACCAGATGAGTCAGAAAAAGATAAACAAGAACAAAAAATAGTTAGAACCAAAAAATTTGCAATAAAACCAATGTCATCTGAAGAGGCAGTCCTTCAAATGGAACTTTTAGGTCATAGTTTCTTTGTATATCAGGATGCTGAAAATGGAGAAGTGAATGTAGTATATAAAAGACGGGATGGAAATTACGGATTAATAGAGCCTGAATTTTAAAAGTTAGATGCAATAAAGGGGGAGCATAAAGCTTCCTCTTTTTATGGCTTAAAAATAGGCAGTATATTATTAAACTAAGGTAAACTATTATTTAATAAGTTGAATACCCAATAATTAGATGATATAATTTATAAAGTGTATACTTTTGTAAACAAATTTAACATGGTGAGGATGAAAATAATGAAACTTTTTCAGAAAATATTCGGTTCATATAGTGAACGGGAAGTAAAAAGAGTTATCCCTATAGTAGATAAAATAGACAGTTTGGACTCAAAAATGCAGGGATTGACTAATGAAGAACTTAGAGCAAAGACAGATGAATTTAAAGATAGACTTTCTAAGGGTGAATCTTTAGATGAAATATTACCTGAAGCTTTTGCTGTTGTTAGAGAGGTAGGATATAGAACAATAGGTTTAAAGCAATATAGAGAGCAACTAATAGGTGGAGTAGTGCTCCATCAAGGAAGAATATCAGAGATGAAAACTGGTGAAGGTAAAACACTTGTTGCTACCGCACCTGCATATTTAAATGCACTTACAGGAAAAGGAGTTCATATAGTTACAGTAAATGACTATCTGGCAAAAAGAGATAGAGATACCATGGCACCTATATATGAAGCACTAGGACTTAAAGTAGGTGTAATACTACATGATTTGGATCAAACGCAGAGACAGGAAGCATACAATTGTGATATAACTTACGGAACTAATAGTGAGTTTGGGTTTGACTATTTGAGAGACAATATGGTTATTTATAAAGAAGAAAGAGTACAAAGAGGGCTTAACTTTGTTATAGTGGATGAGGTTGACTCTATTTTAATCGATGAAGCAAGAACACCTCTTATTATTTCAGGTGAAGGAGAAAAGTCAACAGAATTTTACAATATTGCGGATCACTTTGCAAAATCGTTAAAAAAAGAGGATTATGATGTAGATGAAAAGGCAAATTCAGTAATACTTACAGATACAGGTGTAAAAAAGGCTGAAAACTTCTTCCAATTGGCCAACTATGCGGATCCAGAGAATATGGAGATACAGCATTATGTAGTTCAATCTTTGAAAGCTAACTATATAATGAAAAGAGATAAAGATTATATGGTAAAAAATGGAGAAGTACTCATTGTAGATGAATTTACAGGAAGAATGATGGAAGGCAGAAGATACAGCGATGGGTTACATCAAGCTATAGAAGCTAAGGAAAATGTAAAAGTAGAGAGAGAATCAAAGACACTTGCAACTATTACTTATCAAAATTATTTTAGGATGTTTAATAAATTATCAGGTATGACAGGTACTGCACTGACGGAGGAAAACGAATTTAGAGAAATATACGGACTTGATGTAATAGTAATACCTACTCATAAACCTATAGCGAGAATGGATTACCCTGATGTAGTTTATAAAAGTGCGAAAGGAAAGTTTAAAGCTATAGCAGATGAAATATATGAAACCTATAAAAAGGGTCAGCCTGTACTTGTAGGTACAGTAAGTATAGAAAAATCTGAGTTACTTTCAGATATGTTAAAGAAAAGAGGAGTGCCTCACCAAGTTCTAAATGCTAAGTTTCATGAAATGGAAGCAGAAATAATTTCTCACGCAGGAGAAAAGGGAACAATTACTATAGCAACTAATATGGCAGGTCGTGGTACTGATATAAAGCTTGGCAAGGGTGTAGTTGCCCTTGGTGGACTTAAAATAATAGGAACTGAAAGACATGAGTCAAGAAGAATTGATAACCAACTTAGAGGACGTTCAGGGCGTCAAGGAGATCCAGGTACATCAAGATTTTATGTATCACTAGAAGATGATCTGATGAGAATATTTGGTTCAGATAGACTTCAGGGAATAGTTGAAAAATTGGGACTCAAAGAAGATGAGGCCATAGAAAGTAAAATGGTTACAAATGCTATAGAAGGTGCACAGAAAAAGGTAGAAGGAAATAACTTTGATATAAGAAAAACTTTACTTCAATATGACGATGTAATAAATAAGCAGAGGGAAATTATATATAGACAGAGATCTCAGGTACTTGAGGGAGAAGACCTTAGAGATTACATGATTGATATGATAAAAAGCTTAGTAACTTCTGTTGTAGATTCTCATATATCTGGTATAGAAGAAGATTTTGAAGATGAAGTAGAAAAGCTAATGAAATATATGGAAGAAGTTTATGTACAAAAAGATTCCGTAAAGAAAGAAAATATTATAAATCTTTCTAATGAAGAAATTAAACAGAAATATATAGATATAGGCCAAAAAATTTATGAAGAAAAAGAAGAAGAGTGTACTCCAGAGCAGATGAGAGAAATTGAGAGAGTTATTTTACTTAGAGTTGTTGATACAAAGTGGATGGATCATATAGATGATATGGAGCACTTAAAGAGAGCTATTGGACTTAGAGCCTACAGGCAGCAGGAGCCAGCGCAAGCATATCAGTTTGAAGGCAGCGAAATGTTTGAGGAAATGATATATAATATTAAGTTGGATACTGTTAAGTATCTTCTTCATGTACAAATCGAAAAAGCACCTGAGAGAGAAAGGGTAGCTAAGAACGTAGTTACTAATCAAGGTGAAGAAACTGCAATGAAGAAAAAACCTATAAGGAAAGAAAAAACTGTAGGAAGAAATGATCCTTGTCCTTGTGGCAGCGGTAAAAAGTATAAAAATTGTTGTGGAAGACTTGCAAATAACTAAGATGATATTGAGGTGGTCGTATGATAATTGATTTGGAAGAATCCCTATCAAAATTGAGCATATTAAAAAAAACATTAAATAAAATAAAGGAGTCTCTTTGACCTGGGTAACTATAAGAATAGGATAGAAGAGCTGCAGATGAAAATGCAGGAACCTAATTTTTGGGATGACCTGGAAAAAGCTCAGGAAGTAACTTCTAAGGAAAAGTTTTTAAATGAAAAGATGGATATGTATAATAAGTTGGAGAGTAGAATAAGCGATGCAGAAATTCTAGCTCATATTGCGGAAGAAGAGGAAGATATGTCTGGCTGCAAAGATATATTATCTGAAGTGGAAGATATCCAAAACATAATTGATAAACTTAAAATAGAAATACTTTTATCAGGAGAATATGATAAAAACAATGCCATATTGAATTTACATGTGGGAGTAGGTGGCACAGATGCTCAGGATTGGACGGAGATGCTTTTGAGGATGTATACCAGATGGGCAGAAAAATCTAGATATAAAGTTGAGACTTTAGATATTCTTCCTGCAGATGATGCTGGAATAAAAAGTGTATCATTAAGGATAATAGGGGAATTTGCTTATGGATATTTGAAAGCTGAAAAGGGTATCCATAGATTAGTTAGAA
The genomic region above belongs to Clostridium sp. AWRP and contains:
- the prfB gene encoding peptide chain release factor 2 (programmed frameshift) yields the protein MIIDLEESLSKLSILKKTLNKIKESLDLGNYKNRIEELQMKMQEPNFWDDLEKAQEVTSKEKFLNEKMDMYNKLESRISDAEILAHIAEEEEDMSGCKDILSEVEDIQNIIDKLKIEILLSGEYDKNNAILNLHVGVGGTDAQDWTEMLLRMYTRWAEKSRYKVETLDILPADDAGIKSVSLRIIGEFAYGYLKAEKGIHRLVRISPFNANGKRQTSFASVEVLPELTKNQDIDIRPEDLRVDTYRSSGAGGQHVNKTESAVRITHIPTGIVVQCQNERSQHYNRETAMLMLKSKLVELKERAHKEKIEDLAGELKDMGWGSQIRSYVFHPYTLVKDHRTGVENGNVSSVMDGEIDNFILAYLRQQAK
- a CDS encoding ATP-dependent RecD-like DNA helicase, whose protein sequence is MQELQGIVESIIFQNKDNGYVVAKIRENKDVVTIVGCIPNIIEGQNLKAVGEWVLHPQFGNQFKVQAFEEIIPSTTIGIERYLASGIIAGIGPVTAKKIVEKFGENTLQILDNNIGRLKEIEGIGTKKIALIEESYSKQNEVRNIMIFLQTYGITPSQCVKIHKKFGADSISIVKENPYTLTEEISGIGFKTADKIARSLGIENNSPFRIQSGIRYLVNKFCSLGNTYMPIDNLIKEGVDILHITQKELEENIYESSVNGKIKLEKWEDKVCVFSMTYYYCELSVTRKILMLAFTKYKDVDFNIDKEIEDFEQENNMNFAVSQKEAIRGAVENGVEIITGGPGTGKTTIINCIIRLFEKAKLKVLMGAPTGRAAKRMSESTKRESKTIHRLLEMGVGSDEEALFFSRGEQSPLKCDVVIIDEASMIDIVLMNNLLKAVSMGTRLIIVGDAEQLPSVGPGNVLRDFIDSKCIKVVRLKEIFRQSKESMIIVNAHKINSGEMPILNKKNKDFYFIKCQDPSDILDTLVGLIDKRLPNFNSNWNKIEDIQILSPMRKGILGVSNLNKKLQQVLNPKSSNKREKKFRDITFRVGDKVMQIKNNYTLKWQGISEENKESGMGVFNGDFGYIEDIDEEKNRVVVVFDEEKRVIYDSMYLDELDLSYAITIHKSQGSEFPVIIIPMFMGPPLLMNRNLLYTAITRAKQMVILVGSLKALNFMINNNKSFERYSLLKYRIMDIMESETNATVE
- a CDS encoding ComF family protein translates to MEHGITKNLKFLLDCVLGLIYCGDERCILCKKDIYDDRTICKDCESNIKVCKDSFEIGYDDKKFQCYSSAYYSGTMMELIIKLKYKSSFKAGDVIAKCMRDIMTSNHIDFNVFTYVPMTKKALKNRGYNQAEYLANSLARYANKPVICCLDKIKETKDQIGLDKTERWSNMSESFQVRNKKIIENKKILLIDDVLTTGATAFGCCSELLKNGAKKISVLTGAKSRV
- the raiA gene encoding ribosome-associated translation inhibitor RaiA gives rise to the protein MKITVKGKNIVVTDALKNAVDKKLCKLEKYFNPDVVAHATLSVQKTRQIIEVTIPFGGVILRGEEGNSDMYASIDLVVDKLERQIRKQKTKLLRRNNSESLRFQFIPDESEKDKQEQKIVRTKKFAIKPMSSEEAVLQMELLGHSFFVYQDAENGEVNVVYKRRDGNYGLIEPEF
- the secA gene encoding preprotein translocase subunit SecA, yielding MKLFQKIFGSYSEREVKRVIPIVDKIDSLDSKMQGLTNEELRAKTDEFKDRLSKGESLDEILPEAFAVVREVGYRTIGLKQYREQLIGGVVLHQGRISEMKTGEGKTLVATAPAYLNALTGKGVHIVTVNDYLAKRDRDTMAPIYEALGLKVGVILHDLDQTQRQEAYNCDITYGTNSEFGFDYLRDNMVIYKEERVQRGLNFVIVDEVDSILIDEARTPLIISGEGEKSTEFYNIADHFAKSLKKEDYDVDEKANSVILTDTGVKKAENFFQLANYADPENMEIQHYVVQSLKANYIMKRDKDYMVKNGEVLIVDEFTGRMMEGRRYSDGLHQAIEAKENVKVERESKTLATITYQNYFRMFNKLSGMTGTALTEENEFREIYGLDVIVIPTHKPIARMDYPDVVYKSAKGKFKAIADEIYETYKKGQPVLVGTVSIEKSELLSDMLKKRGVPHQVLNAKFHEMEAEIISHAGEKGTITIATNMAGRGTDIKLGKGVVALGGLKIIGTERHESRRIDNQLRGRSGRQGDPGTSRFYVSLEDDLMRIFGSDRLQGIVEKLGLKEDEAIESKMVTNAIEGAQKKVEGNNFDIRKTLLQYDDVINKQREIIYRQRSQVLEGEDLRDYMIDMIKSLVTSVVDSHISGIEEDFEDEVEKLMKYMEEVYVQKDSVKKENIINLSNEEIKQKYIDIGQKIYEEKEEECTPEQMREIERVILLRVVDTKWMDHIDDMEHLKRAIGLRAYRQQEPAQAYQFEGSEMFEEMIYNIKLDTVKYLLHVQIEKAPERERVAKNVVTNQGEETAMKKKPIRKEKTVGRNDPCPCGSGKKYKNCCGRLANN